From a region of the Emcibacter sp. SYSU 3D8 genome:
- a CDS encoding invasion associated locus B family protein — protein MNGTTALNLIRRLGGICLAILVLASAKDARAADEVRVNHGKWQLYCAASKPGASQECEIHQLLSNAKKQLAAGMYVIRRGSGSVLMVRVPLGVLLNKSMMLQIDNGIGTDALTFLRCDTDGCIAQMPATEPFLNSLRKNSGVTLTMYANANTPIPIKFTLDGFAAAEKALSERAR, from the coding sequence ATGAACGGTACAACGGCGTTGAATCTTATCCGGCGGCTGGGCGGCATCTGCCTTGCCATCCTTGTTCTCGCATCGGCGAAGGACGCGCGGGCCGCCGACGAAGTGCGCGTCAACCATGGCAAATGGCAGCTCTACTGCGCGGCCAGCAAACCAGGCGCATCGCAGGAATGCGAGATCCATCAGCTGCTGTCGAACGCCAAGAAGCAGCTGGCGGCAGGCATGTACGTGATCCGGCGCGGCTCCGGCAGCGTGTTGATGGTGCGCGTACCCCTGGGCGTGCTGCTGAACAAGAGCATGATGCTGCAGATCGACAACGGTATCGGCACGGATGCCCTCACCTTCCTCCGTTGCGACACCGATGGCTGCATTGCCCAGATGCCGGCAACCGAGCCGTTCCTCAATTCGCTGCGCAAGAACAGCGGCGTGACCTTGACCATGTATGCGAACGCCAATACGCCGATTCCGATCAAGTTCACGCTGGACGGTTTCGCCGCCGCGGAAAAGGCGCTTTCCGAACGAGCCCGCTAG